In Vibrio atlanticus, the following proteins share a genomic window:
- a CDS encoding TIGR02444 family protein → MSPEHAPISLTLERLWQFSLQYYSVRGVKDACLALQNQFHGNVNLLLLLKWLDEQQLSFAEEEWHKVQQCLSRSETLLHSYRELRKHLKAHVVDSLYREALQFELQLEKQQQSDLVDCIKSLQLTANQQSPLALQYCRLLGAENLYDAFSEPAPQP, encoded by the coding sequence ATGAGCCCAGAGCACGCACCAATATCACTAACACTGGAACGACTATGGCAATTTAGCCTTCAGTATTACAGTGTGCGCGGTGTTAAGGATGCGTGCTTAGCTTTGCAAAACCAATTCCATGGCAACGTCAATCTACTGCTGCTTCTCAAATGGCTTGATGAGCAGCAACTCTCTTTCGCTGAGGAGGAGTGGCACAAGGTGCAACAATGCTTAAGTCGCTCTGAAACCTTGCTTCATAGTTATCGAGAGCTGCGTAAACACCTCAAAGCACACGTTGTTGATTCACTCTACCGTGAAGCCTTACAATTTGAGCTGCAGCTTGAGAAACAACAGCAATCCGATCTCGTCGACTGCATTAAGTCTCTTCAACTTACAGCGAACCAACAATCACCGCTCGCTTTACAGTACTGTCGTTTATTAGGGGCGGAAAATCTCTACGACGCTTTTTCTGAACCAGCACCACAGCCCTAA
- a CDS encoding hydrolase — MTIFTAAAGLSNPHLQTLVPRFIRKQALFAPQWQTLETPDGDFLDLAWSESPDGDTPSNDDKSNKPIFVLFHGLEGSFESPYANGLMNAFAKDGWLSVMMHFRGCSGKPNRLARAYHSGEVEDARFFLRHLHAQFPSNPKVAVGISLGGNMLANYLAEYADDPLLSAATIVSAPFDLACCSSRIEQGFSKLYKKYLLNSLKSNALKKVNLLQEKLGVTAETIKKITKLYEFDEQITAPLHGFKNAQDYYAQCSALPKLKKIKLPTQIIHAKDDPFMTDDVIPKFVLPDNIDYRLFQKGGHVGFITGSTLKPRFWLEEALPAYYKSLQDSA; from the coding sequence ATGACAATATTTACCGCTGCCGCTGGCCTGTCGAATCCACATTTACAAACCTTAGTGCCAAGATTTATTAGAAAGCAGGCGTTGTTTGCTCCTCAATGGCAGACCTTAGAAACTCCCGACGGCGATTTCCTAGACCTTGCATGGAGTGAATCGCCAGACGGTGACACGCCAAGCAATGATGATAAAAGTAACAAGCCAATATTCGTTCTATTCCACGGATTAGAAGGGAGCTTTGAGAGCCCTTACGCCAACGGGCTGATGAATGCATTTGCTAAAGATGGTTGGCTATCAGTGATGATGCACTTTAGAGGTTGCAGCGGAAAACCAAATCGCTTGGCTCGTGCATACCATTCAGGTGAAGTCGAAGATGCGCGCTTTTTCCTAAGGCATCTGCACGCGCAGTTCCCCAGCAACCCCAAAGTTGCAGTTGGTATCTCTTTGGGTGGTAACATGCTGGCGAATTATTTGGCTGAGTATGCCGACGACCCATTGCTGTCGGCGGCGACCATAGTATCAGCTCCATTTGACTTGGCTTGTTGTTCTAGTCGCATTGAGCAGGGCTTCTCCAAGCTCTATAAGAAGTATCTACTCAACTCTCTAAAATCAAACGCCTTGAAAAAAGTTAACCTGCTACAGGAAAAGCTGGGGGTCACAGCGGAAACCATTAAGAAGATCACCAAACTGTATGAGTTTGATGAACAAATTACGGCGCCTCTGCATGGGTTCAAAAATGCCCAAGATTATTATGCACAATGCTCCGCACTGCCTAAACTCAAGAAGATCAAACTACCAACTCAGATCATTCATGCCAAGGACGATCCTTTCATGACCGATGATGTGATTCCAAAGTTCGTTCTGCCTGATAACATCGATTATCGACTGTTTCAAAAAGGCGGTCATGTGGGGTTCATTACTGGCAGCACACTCAAGCCAAGATTTTGGTTAGAAGAAGCATTACCCGCCTACTATAAAAGTCTACAAGATTCGGCATAA
- the crp gene encoding cAMP-activated global transcriptional regulator CRP, whose protein sequence is MVLGKPQTDPTLEWFLSHCHIHKYPSKSTLIHAGEKAETLYYIVKGSVAVLIKDEEGKEMILSYLNQGDFIGELGLFEEDQERTAWVRAKSPCEVAEISFKKFRQLIQVNPDILMRLSSQMANRLQVTSQKVGDLAFLDVTGRIAQTLLNLAKQPDAMTHPDGMQIKITRQEIGQIVGCSRETVGRILKMLEEQNLISAHGKTIVVYGTR, encoded by the coding sequence ATGGTTCTAGGTAAACCCCAAACCGATCCAACATTAGAGTGGTTCCTTTCACACTGTCATATTCATAAGTACCCTTCAAAAAGTACTTTGATTCATGCTGGTGAAAAGGCAGAAACCTTGTACTACATTGTTAAAGGTTCTGTGGCAGTTCTTATCAAAGACGAAGAAGGTAAGGAAATGATTCTTTCTTACCTAAACCAAGGCGACTTCATCGGTGAGCTTGGCTTGTTCGAAGAAGACCAAGAGCGTACTGCATGGGTTCGTGCAAAATCTCCTTGTGAAGTGGCTGAGATTTCTTTCAAGAAATTCCGTCAACTTATCCAAGTGAACCCAGATATTCTAATGCGTCTTTCATCGCAAATGGCAAACCGTCTACAAGTAACTAGCCAAAAGGTTGGTGACTTAGCGTTCCTTGACGTAACAGGTCGTATCGCTCAAACGCTACTAAACCTAGCAAAACAGCCAGATGCAATGACTCACCCTGACGGCATGCAAATCAAGATCACTCGTCAAGAGATTGGCCAGATTGTTGGTTGTTCTCGTGAGACCGTAGGTCGTATCTTGAAGATGCTAGAAGAGCAGAACCTAATTTCTGCACACGGTAAGACTATCGTGGTATACGGCACTCGTTAA
- a CDS encoding phosphoribulokinase yields MSAKHPIIAVTGSSGAGTTTTSEAFRKMFNMMDVKAAWVEGDSFHRFTRPEMDVEIRKAREQGKHISYFGPQANDFGALEDFFRQYGNEGTGKVRSYLHTFDEAVPYNQMPGTFTPWQEIPENSDVMFYEGLHGGVVDGDINVSQHVDLLIGMVPIVNLEWIQKFVRDTRDRGHSREAVMDSIVRSMDDYLNYITPQFSRTHINFQRVPTVDTSNPLNAKGIPSLDESFVVIRLRGIKNVDFPYLLAMIDGSFMSRHNTLVVPGGKMSFAMELIVRPILQQLIETGKIG; encoded by the coding sequence ATGTCCGCTAAACATCCAATTATTGCGGTGACGGGTTCATCTGGAGCCGGCACCACCACTACCTCAGAAGCCTTCCGAAAAATGTTCAATATGATGGACGTGAAGGCAGCTTGGGTTGAAGGGGATAGTTTCCATCGCTTCACTCGACCAGAGATGGATGTCGAGATCCGTAAGGCGCGCGAGCAAGGTAAGCACATCAGCTACTTTGGTCCACAAGCTAACGATTTTGGTGCATTAGAAGATTTCTTCCGTCAATACGGCAATGAAGGCACGGGAAAAGTCCGTAGCTATCTGCATACCTTCGATGAAGCCGTGCCTTACAATCAAATGCCCGGCACCTTTACGCCATGGCAAGAGATCCCTGAAAACTCGGATGTGATGTTCTACGAAGGTCTTCACGGTGGCGTAGTCGATGGTGACATCAATGTTTCTCAACACGTCGATCTGCTTATCGGCATGGTACCTATCGTAAACTTGGAGTGGATCCAGAAATTCGTTCGTGACACACGCGATCGTGGTCACTCTCGCGAAGCGGTGATGGATTCTATTGTTCGCTCAATGGATGATTACCTTAACTACATTACCCCGCAGTTTTCGCGAACTCATATCAACTTTCAGCGTGTCCCTACCGTAGATACATCAAATCCACTGAATGCAAAAGGGATCCCAAGTTTAGACGAAAGCTTCGTGGTTATACGTTTGCGCGGCATCAAAAACGTCGATTTTCCTTACTTGTTGGCTATGATTGATGGCTCATTTATGTCACGTCATAACACACTTGTGGTGCCAGGAGGCAAGATGAGTTTTGCTATGGAGCTCATTGTAAGGCCGATCCTGCAACAACTTATAGAAACCGGTAAAATAGGCTAA
- a CDS encoding YheU family protein, translating to MIIPWQDIAPETLENLIKEFVLREGTDYGDVEVSLQNKIDQVKHQLASGEVSIVFSELHETVDIQVTKRF from the coding sequence ATGATCATCCCGTGGCAAGACATTGCGCCAGAGACACTGGAAAACCTCATCAAAGAATTCGTACTGCGTGAAGGTACAGACTATGGTGACGTAGAAGTTTCACTGCAAAACAAAATTGACCAAGTGAAACATCAATTAGCCTCAGGAGAAGTGAGTATCGTGTTTTCTGAACTGCATGAAACCGTTGATATTCAAGTCACAAAACGCTTCTAA